In Drosophila pseudoobscura strain MV-25-SWS-2005 chromosome 4, UCI_Dpse_MV25, whole genome shotgun sequence, the following proteins share a genomic window:
- the Tep3 gene encoding CD109 antigen yields the protein MRLRGKEMANILLSPVLIVVVTACLLTQTAAQGLYSIIAPNTVRPNSQFHVAVSLHKAPEPARFKVGILGSTYTDFKTVELRPYSTQLLHFEIPDLKPDRYRLTSEGLGGVQFTNETQLHFESRQHTVLVQTDKSIYKPGDLVHYRVLVLDANLKPARGYGRVHVDIKDSGNNIIRSYKDVRLTNAIYSNELRLSDYPRFGTWSIVVEVAEQMHAQTFEILDHILPKFVVDIETPRDAIYKDGKIAATVKAHYAFGQPIVGEATLSIYPTFFGSLQPFVNDLITRKVVPIDGTAYFEFDIEQELRLKQDYERQYLLDALVEEKSTGSVQNYSTVLTLHLNHYRVETVKIPSYYIPGVPFEATARIARNDGSPLRDFKPEINAYLTNVYGSSEMYNRSTYSLDARGEVKMKFTVPVGDSDEFHSIIVDYLGVISEVGKVPRKHLHSKNYITAKVLNDKPTVNQEISVVVRSNEPMKYFMYQLVGRGDIILSRSVDVPDSTFHTIKFLASFAMMPRAKILVYMVVNGEFVYDEQVIQFEENLLNAVQIEAPIRAPPGQDIDIGISTKPYSYVGLMLVDQNAAALGTGNDLTHRRLMDALKAYELSDVNTPVGSPGKESGVITMSNTDYFIEKEAESTPAIGREASTGPEEDKLTTVRKTDIGPAHKIEVNTLPPGKGRYAFSYTPKPYWHNPRVHVMRDPADTWLFLNISASSDGRNTIHRRIPSDMTSWAVSAFALDPVNGLGLSSPNGKLEAYKEFYISTDLPYSIRRDELIAIPFVVHNNRESDLSVDVTFYNTALDFDFPQLDPKATSKPKVELYSRRSLQVPAKSARSISFIVTPKRVGALQVKAMAASSQAGDTVEQTLLVEHPGATERVNRGFLFELNSNAPNRKNVSIMVPRNAIPESTSIEVSAVGDLIGSVLGNLESLILLPTGCGEQTMVHFVPNLMVLRYLGRLRQLTPEMELRATNNLALGYQRLLYYRHGNGAFSAFGLDAKRSSTWLTAYVARSLRQAAPFIQVDSHVLQSALVYLASVQSGNGGFEEHGDIFEQFGDDGISLTAFVTLALMESVDSYPDYRNNINKALDFITRGLDGSSNLHAMALGTYVLSRANHNAKAAFLQRLDSMAINGDGRKWWNKTAPAGEQQSPWYNATRTVNVEISAYAALALLENNLVGDALPVLNWLMDQRNAQGGFVASQDTVVGLQALLLFAERFSSQGNNLQIGFHYGEGAETILNVNAENSLALQTVELPSNLKNLSISATGRGMALAQVSYRYNTNVTSAWPRFVLDPTVNRNSHADYLHLSACASFVSVVGEPEQRSNMAVMEVQLPSGFVVDTDTLPTLESSERIKKVETQNRDTKVVIYFDYLDRREVCPTLHAYKTVKVTKHRPVAVVMYDYYDSARRARQFYRAPKSNICDICEHANCGNLCEKAEKRASRGPDDFTAIAGHSSGQGLKALPMVVVTLLGALIW from the exons ATGCGGCTTAGAGGCAAGGAAATGGCCAACATTCTGCTGTCGCCAGTGCTGATCGTCGTCGTCACAGCTTGTTTACTCACTCAAACAGCTGCTCAGGG TCTGTACTCCATCATTGCCCCGAATACAGTGCGACCCAACTCTCAGTTTCATGTGGCTGTAAGCCTCCATAAGGCACCGGAACCCGCGCGCTTCAAGGTGGGAATACTGGGCAGCACCTACACGGACTTCAAAACAGTCGAGCTGCGGCCCTACTCCACACAGTTGCTGCACTTTGAG ATTCCCGATCTCAAGCCCGACCGATATCGCCTTACATCGGAGGGTCTGGGCGGCGTACAATTCACCAACGAAACGCAGCTGCACTTTGAATCCCGACAACACACAGTTCTGGTGCAGACGGACAAGAGCATCTATAAGCCCGGAGACCTGGTTCATTATAGAGTGCTCGTGCTCGATGCGAATCTAAAGCCCGCTCGTGGCTATGGACGTGTCCATGTCGATATCAAGGACTCGGGGAATAACATCATAAGGAGCTACAAGGATGTACGCCTCACCAATGCCATCTACTCGAATGAGCTTCGCCTGTCCGACTATCCGCGCTTTGGAACGTGGTCCATTGTCGTGGAAGTGGCGGAACAGATGCACGCCCAGACCTTTGAGATACTCGATCATATATTGCCCAAGTTCGTGGTAGACATCGAAACGCCCAGGGATGCCATTTATAAGGATGGAAAGATAGCAGCCACAGTAAAAGCGCA TTATGCCTTTGGTCAGCCGATTGTGGGTGAGGCCACCCTCTCCATTTATCCCACCTTCTTTGGGTCCCTGCAGCCATTCGTCAATGATCTGATCACCCGCAAGGTGGTGCCCATCGATGGTACTGCCTATTTTGAGTTTGACATTGAGCAGGAGCTCCGTCTGAAGCAGGACTACGAGCGGCAGTATCTCTTGGATGCTCTAGTAGAGGAGAAGTCCACGGGCTCTGTGCAGAACTATTCGACAGTTCTCACTTTGCATTTGAACCACTACCGCGTGGAGACAGTGAAGATTCCCAGCTACTACATACCCGGCGTGCCCTTTGAAGCCACT GCTCGCATTGCCCGCAACGATGGCAGTCCTTTGAGGGACTTCAAGCCAGAGATCAACGCATATTTGACGAATGTCTATGGCAGCAGTGAGATGTACAATCGCTCAACTTACAGCCTGGATGCTCGCGGGGAAGTCAAGATGAAGTTCACGGTACCTGTGGGCGATAGCGATGAATTCCATTCGATTATTGTCGATTATTTGGGTGTGATAAGCGAGGTGGGCAAGGTACCACGCAAGCATTTACATAGCAAGAACTACATCACAGCCAAGGTGTTGAATGACAA ACCCACGGTCAATCAGGAGATATCCGTGGTGGTGCGTTCCAATGAGCCCATGAAGTACTTTATGTATCAACTGGTTGGGCGTGGAGACATCATCCTCTCACGCAGCGTAGAC GTACCCGACAGCACCTTCCACACTATCAAATTCCTGGCCTCGTTTGCCATGATGCCGCGTGCCAAAATCCTCGTCTACATGGTCGTCAATGGAGAGTTTGTCTATGACGAACAAGTCATCCAATTCGAGGAGAATCTACTCAATGCT GTGCAAATAGAGGCTCCCATCAGAGCACCTCCCGGGCAGGACATTGATATTGGCATCAGCACGAAGCCGTACTCCTATGTGGGCCTAATGCTGGTAGATCAAAACGCCGCCGCCTTGGGGACTGGCAATGACCTAACCCACCGACGGCTCATGGATGCCCTGAAGGCATACGAGCTGAGTGATGTCAATACCCCCGTGGGCTCACCTGGCAAGGAATCTGGTGTGATAACCATGTCCAACACGGATTACTTCATCGAAAAGGAGGCAGAGAGCACGCCAGCCATAGGCCGGGAGGCCTCCACTGGCCCAGAGGAGGATAAGTTGACGACTGTGCGAAAGACAGACATTGGGCCGGCGCACAAGATCGAGGTGAACACTTTGCCACCCGGAAAAGGACGATACGCCTTCTCCTACACCCCGAAACCGTATTGGCACAATCCTCGTGTGCATGTGATGCGTGATCCGGCCGACACTTGGCTCTTCCTTAACATCTCGGCGAGCAGTGATGGACGTAACACCATTCATCGACGCATTCCCAGCGACATGACCTCCTGGGCCGTCTCAGCCTTTGCTCTGGATCCGGTCAATGGCTTGGGTCTGTCCTCGCCGAATGGAAAACTGGAGGCCTACAAGGAGTTCTACATTTCCACTGATCTGCCCTACTCCATAAGAAGAG ATGAACTCATTGCCATTCCATTTGTGGTGCATAACAACAGGGAAAGTGACCTGAGTGTCGATGTCACCTTCTACAACACAGCCCTGGACTTTGACTTCCCGCAGCTGGATCCGAAGGCCACCAGCAAGCCAA AAGTGGAACTGTACAGCCGCCGATCTCTCCAGGTGCCCGCAAAGTCCGCCCGTTCCATCTCCTTCATTGTCACCCCCAAACGTGTTGGCGCCCTTCAAGTGAAAGCCATGGCTGCCTCTTCCCAAGCAGGCGACACAGTAGAGCAAACGCTTCTGGTGGAACATCCCGGAGCCACGGAGCGTGTAAACCGGGGCTTCCTCTTCGAACTAAACTCGAATGCGCCGAACAGGAAGAACGTCAGCATCATGGTGCCCCGAAATGCCATTCCAGAGTCGACCAGCATCGAGGTGTCCGCTGTGGGCGATCTGATCGGCAGCGTTTTGGGCAATCTGGAGAGCCTTATCCTCCTGCCCACGGGCTGCGGCGAGCAGACCATGGTGCACTTTGTGCCCAATCTTATGGTGTTGCGTTATTTGGGG CGCCTTCGTCAGCTCACTCCCGAGATGGAGCTGCGGGCCACCAATAATCTGGCTCTTGGTTACCAGCGACTGCTGTACTATCGCCATGGGAATGGTGCCTTCAGTGCCTTCGGCCTGGATGCCAAACGGAGCTCTACTTGGCTGACGGCCTATGTGGCGCGATCCCTGCGCCAGGCGGCTCCCTTCATCCAGGTAGATAGCCATGTCCTGCAGAGCGCCCTCGTGTACCTGGCGAGTGTCCAGTCAGGAAATGGTGGTTTCGAAGAGCATGGCGATATATTCGAGCAGTTCGGCGACGATGGCATCAGTCTCACGGCTTTTGTGACCCTCGCATTGATGGAAAGTGTG GATTCCTATCCCGATTACCGGAACAACATCAACAAGGCCCTAGACTTCATCACCAGGGGTCTCGATGGCTCCAGCAATCTGCATGCCATGGCTCTGGGCACCTACGTGCTCTCCCGTGCCAATCACAATGCCAAGGCAGCCTTCCTCCAGCGACTCGACTCGATGGCCATCAATGGGG ATGGTCGCAAATGGTGGAACAAGACAGCGCCGGCTGGTGAGCAGCAATCTCCCTGGTACAATGCCACACGGACTGTCAACGTTGAGATCTCTGCCTATGCGGCGCTGGCTTTACTGGAGAACAACCTGGTGGGCGATGCCTTGCCCGTGCTCAACTGGCTGATGGATCAGCGCAACGCTCAGGGTGGGTTTGTCGCCTCCCAGGACACAGTAGTGGGACTGCAGGCACTGCTCCTGTTCGCGGAACGCTTCTCCAGCCAGGGAAACAATCTGCAGATTGGCTTTCACTACGGCGAAGGAGCCGAAACCATACTCAACGTGAATGCTGAGAACTCGCTGGCACTGCAAACTGTTGAG CTTCCCAGCAACCTGAAGAACCTGAGTATTTCCGCCACTGGTCGGGGCATGGCCTTGGCCCAAGTTAGCTACAGATACAACACCAATGTGACCAGTGCCTGGCCACGTTTTGTACTGGATCCCACGGTGAATCGCAACTCCCATGCCGACTATTTGCACCTTTCGGCCTGTGCCAGCTTCGTTTCCGTGGTGGGTGAGCCGGAGCAGAGATCCAACATGGCCGTGATGGAGGTACAGCTACCTAGTGGCTTTGTCGTCGACACCGACACTCTGCCGACGCTGGAGTCGAGTGAACGGATCAAGAAGGTGGAGACCCAGAACCGAGACACCAAGGTCGTCATCTACTTTGACTATCTGGACAGACGAGAGGTCTGCCCCACGCTGCATGCCTACAAGACGGTCAAGGTGACGAAGCATCGCCCGGTGGCCGTCGTCATGTATGACTACTATGACAGCG CGCGACGTGCCAGGCAGTTCTATCGGGCTCCCAAGTCTAATATCTGCGATATCTGCGAACATGCCAACTGTGGCAATCTCTGCGAGAAGGCAGAGAAACGTGCCTCCCGAGGACCAGATGACTTCACGGCCATTGCGGGTCATAGTTCCGGTCAAGGCCTCAAGGCTCTCCCCATGGTAGTGGTGACTCTTTTAGGGGCCCTGATCTGGTAG
- the LOC6902826 gene encoding sodium- and chloride-dependent neutral and basic amino acid transporter B(0+)-like, which produces MVYETSYGTGQKPFSPDLDRGKWEKPTDFLFACFGLALKLDIFVASYWFFFDMGICGILPYYIYMVIYLVPILVIHSFMGQFSSSGFISAFRVSPFFKGMGYVSTFLTISMLIYYGIFAAVPLLFIINSVHPTLPWSCEGMKSWHNESSDQLTICNFSKTEEDLLYLNDNGTVDYYTKILHVPSVLYFQKHFDTLDESRFPDLSREYELSWHFVGFFILVWAIIGFIFYKFSETAKFGKLLRFMVLITLGLLGVCFVRFLFLPGSINGLLNYLTPRREDLIMGSGSTFIMVLQAFGAGWGSVMALSSFNGFKTNIMSYSWIISFGQIFIYIFFGLVTFMLEHYYEEMKTENFDTHVINHWLLFLSSASALASMEWPNMWTVIYYSMLLLAALIVMITQIFTVLTSVFDEFEGLRKYKQEVTFGLIGGLALCSFFFCTNHGIVYFSALALDAIWSHSILHLLLLLVVLWIYGRERFQRDIEFMLGQPFASWKIFILRFIAPLILIVSLLMGIAVALMEHSYSSMIVLVISVFLVVIPLLVIPGYGLYNMYQSTGSCWERFRRTCRPTDWYPVEMEHRQQYEEAVGNTDVTHQLFEVTDEVN; this is translated from the exons ATGGTTTATGAGACATCTTATGGCACGGGCCAGAAGCCCTTCAGCCCGGACCTCGATcgtggaaaatgggaaaagccCACCGATTTCCTATTCGCCTGCTTTGGACTCGCCCTGAAGCTGGACATCTTTGTGGCCTCGTATTGGTTCTTCTTCGATATGGGAA TTTGCGGCATACTTCCTTACTACATATACATGGTCATCTATTTGGTCCCGATTCTGGTGATACATTCCTTCATGGGGCAGTTTTCCAGCAGCGGCTTCATATCAGCATTTCGTGTGTCGCCGTTTTTCAAGG GCATGGGGTATGTCAGCACCTTCTTAACCATCTCCATGCTCATCTACTATGGGATCTTTGCGGCTGTACCGCTTTTGTTCATCATCAACTCTGTTCATCCCACGCTGCCATGGAGTTGTGAGGGAATGAAGTCCTGGCACAATGAATCCAGTGACCAACTGACC atatgcaatttttcaaaAACCGAGGAGGACTTACTCTATCTAAACGACAACGGAACAGTCGACTATTACACAAAGATACTCCATGTACCGTCGGTTCTCTATTTCCA AAAACACTTTGACACCCTTGATGAGTCTAGGTTTCCCGATCTGAGTCGGGAGTACGAGCTATCCTGGCACTTTGTGGGCTTCTTTATCCTGGTCTGGGCCATCATTGGCTTCATCTTTTACAAGTTCTCGGAGACTGCAAAGTTTGGAAAGTTGCTGCGGTTCATGGTCTTGATTACACTGGGTCTTTTGGGAGTCTGCTTTGTGCGGTTCCTCTTCCTACCCGGATCCATCAATGGACTTTTGAATTACTTGACGCCGCGCCGCGAGGACTTGATAATGGGAAGCGGCTCCACCTTTATTATGGTGCTGCAGGCCTTCGGCGCTGGCTGGGGAAGTGTGATGGCGCTCTCCAGCTTCAACGGCTTCAAAACGAACATAATGTCCTACAGTTGGATTATTTCCTTTGGCCAGATCttcatttatatatttttcggATTGGTCACCTTTATGCTCGAACATTACTACGAAG AAAtgaaaaccgaaaactttgACACACATGTCATAAACCATTGGCTGTTGTTCCTGTCGAGTGCCAGTGCTTTGGCCTCCATGGAGTGGCCCAACATGTGGACCGTGATATACTACTCGATGCTACTGCTGGCTGCCCTCATTGTGATG ATCACTCAAATATTCACGGTACTGACGAGTGTGTTTGACGAGTTCGAGGGGCTACGAAAGTACAAACAGGAAGTGACCTTTGGCCTGATTGGTGGCCTGGCCCTCTGctccttctttttttgcacaaat CATGGCATCGTGTACTTCTCTGCTTTGGCTCTGGATGCCATCTGGTCGCATAGCATTCttcatttgctgctgctgctggtggttcTGTGGATCTATGGACGGGAACGCTTTCAGCGGGACATTGAGTTCATGTTGGGCCAGCCTTTTGCCTCATGGAAGATTTTCATTCTCCGCTTCATAGCTCCCCTTATACTGATAGTGTCGCtg TTGATGGGCATAGCCGTGGCCTTAATGGAGCACTCTTATTCCTCGATGATTGTTTTGGTGATCAGTGTGTTTCTGGTGGTGATACCATTGCTGGTGATACCCGGCTATGGGCTGTACAACATGTACCAGAGCACAGGCAGCTGTTGGGAGCGGTTCAGGCGAACATGCCGCCCCACCGATTGGTATCCTGTGGAGATGGAGCATCGACAGCAGTACGAGGAGGCTGTGGGCAACACCGATGTGACCCATCAACTGTTCGAGGTCACCGACGAGGTCAACTAA
- the Ntl gene encoding sodium- and chloride-dependent glycine transporter 2, translating to MANTTPPPPKKSKRIERDTNRGKWKSKTEFILSLIGYAIGIGNVWRFPYLCYRSGGGAFLVPYCLMVLLAGIPLFYLEVLIGQFSGTGCTGMFRLTPILKGTGIAQVIVNMYCVCYYSVILSYPIRMISYCFYKTVPWVDCDHSWNTDNCVNIDDLKKQNSSDFVTSADEFFHREVLQLSSGIDDLGGIVWEQTLSLFLSWIIIYLCVSRGIQSVGKVVYFTAPFPYVLLFILFVRGITLPGAWTGIKFYMYPEWDRLLDLKVWADAAIQMFFGLGPGWGGIVNMASFSDFRNDAKFDSILIVTVNVFTSIFAGFVVFSVLGFLSEKSGIPVATVATSGPGLAFVTYPEAIAKLPVPQLWAIMFFFMLFLLGIDSVFVQLEAITSSILDEIRWFRNHKWKLTLVCCTVFFLCAIIMTTHGGMYILQLFDWYSSAISVIAICLVEIIMVSFIYGIDNFMLDVEFMMGKRPSIIWKILWKWVTPIVLVFIFFMSIIFIRTISYHGKVFPQWAIIIGWASFVSSVMWIPLYVLYIMIRKRETMCDSLKKRLKPLDWTPADPEDREKYEAFRRQRRMPAFMSDTDAEGMK from the exons ATGGCGAATACCACCCCGCCACCACCGAAGAAGTCAAAGCGCATCGAACGCGACACGAATCGCGGCAAGTGGAAGTCCAAAACCGAGTTCATACTCTCGCTCATCGGCTATGCCATCGGCATTGGCAATGTTTGGCGCTTTCCATATCTCTGTTACCGCAGCGGCGGCG GTGCCTTCCTTGTGCCGTACTGTTTAATGGTTCTTCTGGCTGGTATACCGCTGTTCTATTTGGAGGTACTCATCGGCCAGTTCTCGGGCACGGGCTGCACGGGAATGTTCCGCTTGACGCCGATACTGAAGGGCACAGGGATAGCCCAGGTCATCGTCAACATGTACTGTGTGTGCTACTACTCGGTTATCCTATCATATCCCATTCGCATGATATCCTACTGTTTCTACAAGACAGTTCCTTGGGTGGACTGCGACCATTCGTGGAACACTGACAACTGTGTTAACATAGATGAT ctgaaaaaacaaaattcgtcGGACTTTGTGACATCAGCGGACGAGTTCTTTCA TCGCGAAGTGCTTCAACTTTCAAGTGGCATCGACGATCTTGGCGGCATTGTGTGGGAGCAGACCCTTAGCCTCTTTCTATCATGGATTATCATCTATTTATGCGTGTCTCGAGGGATTCAATCG GTGGGCAAGGTTGTCTACTTTACGGCACCCTTTCCCTATGTACTGCTTTTCATTCTGTTCGTACGGGGCATCACCCTGCCAGGGGCCTGGACTGGCATCAAGTTCTACATGTACCCCGAATGGGACCGCCTCCTTGATCTAAAAGTCTGGGCTGATGCGGCCATACAAATGTTCTTCGGCCTCGGCCCCGGATGGGGTGGCATCGTCAACATGGCCAGCTTCAGCGATTTCCGGAACGACGCGAAGTTCGACTCCATTCTGATTGTCACCGTCAATGTGTTCACCAGCATCTTTGCCGGTTTTGTGGTGTTCTCCGTTTTGGGTTTCTTGTCAGAGAAGTCAGGCATTCCCGTGGCTACGGTGGCCACCTCTGGTCCTGGACTGGCGTTTGTCACCTATCCAGAGGCCATAGCAAAGCTTCCGGTGCCACAGCTGTGGGCCATCATGTTCTTCTTCATGCTCTTCCTCCTGGGTATCGACAGTGTG TTTGTACAACTGGAAGCCATCACCTCCTCAATTCTGGATGAAATAAGGTGGTTCAGGAATCACAAGTGGAAGCTCACGCTTGTGTGCTGCACTGTTTTCTTCCTTTGCGCGATTATAATGACCACGCAT GGCGGCATGTATATCCTGCAACTGTTCGACTGGTACTCCTCGGCCATATCCGTGATAGCCATCTGTCTCGTGGAGATCATCATGGTGTCCTTCATCTACGGCATAGACAACTTCATGCTGGATGTGGAGTTCATGATGGGAAAGCGCCCCTCCATCATTTGGAAGATCCTCTGGAAGTGGGTCACTCCTATAGTTCTAGTC TTCATTTTTTTCATGAGCATCATCTTCATACGGACCATCAGTTACCATGGTAAAGTCTTCCCCCAATGGGCCATCATTATTGGATGGGCAAGTTTCGTGTCGTCCGTCATGTGGATACCGCTGTACGTCCTGTACATCATGATCCGCAAGCGGGAGACTATGTGCGACAGCCTCAAGAAGCGATTGAAGCCCCTGGACTGGACCCCTGCCGATCCGGAAGATCGCGAAAAGTACGAGGCCTTCCGTCGTCAGCGCAGAATGCCGGCCTTCATGTCTGACACAGACGCGGAGGGGATGAAATAA